A region from the Diorhabda sublineata isolate icDioSubl1.1 chromosome X, icDioSubl1.1, whole genome shotgun sequence genome encodes:
- the LOC130450968 gene encoding uncharacterized protein LOC130450968, whose translation MKQDEQKKGYDWVTEMKASGLFQDILYIAERVTRNAESLILNMDNNAAECYNSVVAKFVGGKRINYTARRSYATRCEAAAISYNVPAGEFPRYIHKKVTHASPGKYTKKIIARRAQNIAWKKSRRTLFSGIIKQKRKAITEADENYGLPSSDMHEEEYESRVKEFLNNLHLSKEKCEILQNNTIGQADCLLWKEERSKRLTASVFGQICKQRANTHCAALVKTILYNPFHGNIATNWGKEHEKIAIRLYEEIHNVAVAECSLYFDAKKPYLAATPDGLIGDNDIIEVKCPYSAAKTTPIDAIQKQIIKFAELREGRMFLKRSSNYFYQVQEQLHITQRRIVFLLFGHLLELSLK comes from the exons ATGAAACAAGATGAACAGAAAAAAGGATATGATTGGGTAACTGAAATGAAAGCTTCCGGACTGTTCCAGGATATTTTGTATATCGCAGAACGTGTTACGCGAAATGCCGaaagtttgattttaaatatgGACAACAATGCTGCAGAATGTTATAATTCTGTTGTAGCAAAGTTTGTTGGCGGGAAAAGAATCAATTATACGGCGCGACGCTCCTATGCAACAAGATGTGAAGCGGCTGCCATATCCTACAACGTACCTGCTGGCGAATTTCCGCGCTATATCCATAAAAAAGTGACCCATGCGAGCCCTGGAAAGTATACCAAAAAGATCATTGCAAGACGTGCACAAAACATTGCATGGAAAAAAAGTAGGCGAACATTGTTTTCTggcataataaaacaaaagagaaaagCAATAACAGAGGCTGATGAAAATTATGGATTACCGTCATCAGATATGCATGAAGAAGAATACGAATCAAGAGTTAAAGAATTTCTCAATAACCTTCATCTGAGCAAAGAAAAATGTGAGATTTTACAGAACAACACAATCGGCCAAGCAGACTGTTTATTGTGGAAAGAAGAGAGATCTAAGAGACTAACAGCTTCTGTTTTCGGACAAATTTGCAAACAACGGGCAAATACCCACTGCGCAGCTCTTGTTAAAACAATTCTGTACAATCCATTTCACGGCAATATAGCCACAAACTGGGGCaaagaacatgaaaaaattgCAATTCGTTTGTATGAAGAAATTCACAACGTCGCTGTAGCAGAATGCAGTTTATACTTTGATGCTAAAAAGCCCTATTTGGCAGCTACACCTGATGGTCTAATAGGAGATAACGACATTATTGAGGTGAAGTGTCCTTATTCAGCAGCTAAAACGACACCTATAGACGCcatccaaaaacaaattattaaatttgcaGAACTTCGGGAAGGACGTATGTTTTTAAAACGTAGCAGCAATTACTTTTATCAAGTACAAGAGCAGCTCCATATAACACAACGTCgtattgtatttttattgtttggacACCTATTGGAATTGAGTCTGAAATG a